The proteins below are encoded in one region of Flavobacterium nackdongense:
- a CDS encoding efflux RND transporter periplasmic adaptor subunit codes for MTLKRIIFIALILVFGAFITYRIVSNKNKNNESKGKEGKNKVMTLSGIVVKTQIFDNNLSLSGSIEADEQVEIRSEVSGIVESINFKEGSYVSKGQLLFKVNDVELRAQLAQAKTKEGLAAENERRAKLLLEKEAISQEEYDVAKADFKLAKAQTQLIQAQIAKTAVKAPFSGKIGLRSISPGTYITPSLLVAKLINNNQLKISFSIPEKYANQVKSNTKLSFTVAGSTEKFTASIYAIEPEVEIATRTLQVRAITENRDGKLLPGTFANVELPLDIIKDAVVIPSEAIIPVQNGKKVFISNMGKAKEVMVETATRTDASVLVLSGLKAGDTLITSGVMSLKEEDAVKVKI; via the coding sequence ATGACACTCAAACGCATCATTTTTATCGCACTAATTTTAGTATTTGGAGCCTTTATAACCTATAGAATTGTTTCTAACAAAAATAAAAACAACGAATCCAAAGGAAAAGAAGGAAAAAACAAAGTAATGACCCTCAGCGGAATTGTTGTCAAAACCCAAATTTTCGATAACAACTTATCACTTTCGGGCTCGATTGAAGCCGATGAGCAAGTCGAAATTCGTTCCGAAGTTTCTGGAATTGTGGAAAGTATCAATTTTAAAGAAGGCAGCTATGTTAGCAAGGGGCAACTCCTTTTCAAAGTAAACGACGTCGAACTAAGAGCACAATTAGCTCAAGCCAAAACCAAAGAAGGATTGGCCGCCGAAAATGAAAGAAGAGCAAAATTATTGCTCGAAAAAGAAGCCATCAGTCAAGAAGAGTATGATGTTGCCAAAGCAGATTTTAAATTGGCAAAAGCCCAAACTCAATTAATTCAAGCACAAATCGCCAAAACTGCGGTCAAAGCTCCATTTTCAGGAAAAATTGGTTTGCGCTCCATCTCACCGGGAACCTACATCACCCCTAGCCTTTTGGTCGCCAAATTGATCAACAACAATCAATTGAAAATCTCTTTTTCTATTCCGGAGAAATATGCCAATCAAGTAAAATCTAATACCAAATTGAGTTTTACAGTTGCTGGTTCTACCGAAAAATTTACGGCTAGCATTTACGCCATTGAACCTGAGGTTGAAATTGCAACAAGAACATTACAAGTTCGTGCTATTACCGAAAACAGGGATGGAAAATTATTGCCCGGTACTTTTGCAAATGTCGAATTACCTTTAGATATTATCAAAGATGCTGTAGTTATTCCATCAGAAGCGATAATTCCCGTGCAAAATGGGAAAAAAGTTTTTATTTCCAATATGGGTAAAGCCAAAGAAGTTATGGTCGAAACCGCTACAAGAACAGACGCTTCAGTTTTGGTTTTGTCAGGTTTAAAAGCTGGTGACACGCTAATCACGAGCGGCGTAATGTCTTTGAAAGAAGAGGATGCGGTGAAAGTGAAGATTTGA
- a CDS encoding efflux RND transporter permease subunit, which yields MSLSTISIKRPVLTIVLNLTIILFGIIGYTFLGVREFPSIDPAQISIRTNYTGANADIIESQITEPLEKAINSIDGIRNITSSSSQGSSNITVEFNLDKNLEEAANDVRDKVSRTIRDLPEDIDSQPIVSKADANSESIISMTIQSDSRSQLELTDYADNVIGQRLETIPGVSGVQIWGEKRYAMRLWIDPKKIAAYGITVAEVRTALNKQNVELPSGKITGSNTELTVKTIGNLTSAADFNNIIIRTDGDKIVRLNDIGRATLDTENIESNMSQSGKPMVAVAIVPLPGANYIDISNAFYKEFDKFKKDLPKDIKLNIVIDNTVFVRKSIIEVAETLGISILLVILIIFLFFRDWAIAFRPLIDIPVSLIATFFIMWLFGFSINVLTLLAIVLATGLVVDDGIVVTENIFKKVEEGMTPIEAAIKGSNEIFFAVISISITLAAVFLPVIFLEGFVGRLFREFGVVIGAAVLISAFVSLTLTPMLNAYLMKSGEQTKTKFYIKTEPFFQELNTTYAFYLEKFMARKWWSFPIILVCFGFIYLFFNIIQKETAPLDDRSGLVMRMATPEGSSYEYTNRFMQEMSQLVDDSIPEKQVSLVYTSPGFSGSGSVNSGFIRLSLKEPGERERSQMEIADQMSKIVKKYPNAKTAVTQQPTIAVSRRGGLPVQYIIQSENFEKLQEKIPLFMEQAENNEAFSTTDVNLKFNKPEINVTIDRAKAESLGISVLDIAQTLQLSLSGQRFGYFMKNGRQYQVIGQFEQQDRSKPLDLTSMFVKNNKGDLIQMDNVVNIDEKSNPPQLYHNNRYMSATVSAGLAPGKSIENGIDAMNEIKAKVLDDSFTTDLGGESRDFVESSSNTSFAFGLALLLIFLILAAQFESFIDPFIIILTVPMAVAGALFSLWLFDQTWNIFSQIGTIMLIGLVTKNGILIVEFANQLREQGKSKLDAILQASEARLRPILMTSLTIALGALPIALSIGAASKSRIGMGVVIVGGTIFSLILTLFVIPALYLMWSKARKHYPEFDHIEEYEKEIK from the coding sequence ATGAGTTTATCCACCATAAGTATAAAAAGACCAGTATTAACCATTGTCCTCAACTTGACGATTATCTTGTTTGGAATTATTGGTTACACTTTTTTGGGAGTTCGAGAATTTCCCTCTATCGATCCCGCACAAATTTCTATTCGAACCAATTATACTGGCGCCAATGCCGATATCATCGAATCACAAATCACGGAACCGCTCGAAAAAGCGATCAATTCTATCGATGGTATCCGAAATATCACCTCGTCAAGTAGTCAAGGAAGCAGCAATATTACGGTTGAGTTTAATTTAGACAAAAACCTCGAAGAAGCAGCCAATGATGTCCGGGATAAAGTATCGAGAACCATTCGAGATTTGCCAGAAGATATCGACTCGCAACCCATTGTTTCTAAGGCAGATGCTAATAGTGAATCCATTATATCGATGACCATCCAAAGTGATTCACGAAGCCAATTGGAATTAACCGATTATGCTGACAATGTCATTGGCCAACGTTTGGAAACGATACCCGGTGTGAGCGGTGTTCAAATCTGGGGCGAAAAGCGCTACGCCATGCGATTGTGGATTGATCCCAAAAAAATAGCGGCCTATGGCATTACAGTAGCCGAAGTCCGAACAGCCTTAAACAAGCAAAATGTAGAATTGCCTTCTGGGAAGATAACTGGCAGCAACACCGAATTGACGGTCAAAACCATCGGGAATTTGACTTCAGCAGCCGATTTCAACAATATTATTATTCGAACTGATGGAGATAAAATCGTTAGACTCAATGATATTGGTCGCGCCACTTTGGATACAGAAAACATCGAAAGCAATATGAGTCAATCGGGAAAACCGATGGTGGCCGTTGCAATTGTGCCACTGCCCGGTGCAAATTATATCGATATTTCGAATGCTTTTTATAAGGAGTTTGACAAATTCAAAAAAGATTTACCTAAGGATATCAAACTGAATATTGTCATAGATAATACCGTTTTCGTGCGGAAGTCCATTATTGAAGTAGCAGAAACTTTAGGAATTTCAATTCTGCTCGTTATTCTAATTATCTTTTTGTTTTTCAGAGATTGGGCAATTGCCTTTCGCCCTTTGATTGATATTCCAGTGTCATTGATTGCAACGTTTTTTATCATGTGGCTATTCGGGTTTTCCATAAATGTTTTGACCTTATTGGCTATTGTGCTCGCCACGGGCTTAGTAGTCGATGATGGAATTGTAGTCACTGAAAACATTTTCAAAAAAGTAGAAGAAGGAATGACTCCCATCGAAGCCGCCATCAAAGGGTCGAATGAAATATTTTTTGCTGTAATTTCTATTTCCATCACTCTGGCAGCAGTATTTCTACCTGTGATTTTCCTCGAAGGATTTGTTGGCAGACTGTTTCGAGAATTTGGCGTCGTCATCGGCGCTGCAGTTTTGATATCTGCCTTTGTATCCTTGACTTTAACTCCAATGTTGAATGCGTATTTAATGAAAAGTGGGGAGCAAACTAAAACGAAATTTTACATTAAAACCGAACCTTTCTTTCAAGAATTAAATACTACCTATGCTTTTTATTTAGAAAAGTTTATGGCTCGAAAATGGTGGAGTTTCCCCATCATTTTGGTTTGTTTTGGCTTTATTTATTTGTTTTTTAATATCATCCAAAAGGAAACAGCACCATTGGACGACCGCAGCGGTTTAGTGATGAGAATGGCAACGCCAGAAGGGTCTAGCTACGAGTATACCAATCGTTTTATGCAAGAAATGTCGCAATTAGTAGACGATTCAATACCCGAAAAGCAAGTGAGCCTTGTGTACACTTCACCAGGTTTTAGTGGCTCTGGTTCTGTTAACAGTGGTTTTATCCGACTATCACTAAAAGAACCTGGCGAAAGAGAGCGATCGCAAATGGAAATTGCCGATCAAATGTCTAAAATAGTAAAGAAATACCCGAATGCTAAAACTGCCGTCACACAACAACCTACAATTGCCGTCAGTCGCCGTGGTGGATTGCCTGTTCAATATATCATACAATCTGAAAATTTCGAAAAACTACAAGAGAAGATTCCATTGTTTATGGAACAAGCAGAAAACAACGAAGCTTTTTCGACCACAGATGTAAATCTAAAATTCAACAAACCCGAAATTAATGTTACTATCGATCGTGCGAAAGCCGAAAGTTTAGGAATTTCGGTTCTTGATATCGCACAAACATTGCAGCTCTCTTTGAGCGGCCAGCGATTTGGTTATTTTATGAAAAACGGAAGACAATACCAAGTTATAGGACAATTTGAACAACAAGACCGCTCCAAACCCTTGGACCTTACGTCGATGTTTGTAAAAAATAACAAAGGAGATTTGATTCAAATGGACAATGTTGTCAACATTGATGAGAAAAGTAATCCACCGCAATTGTACCATAATAATAGGTATATGTCTGCCACAGTATCGGCTGGTTTAGCCCCAGGAAAAAGTATCGAAAACGGAATCGATGCGATGAATGAAATCAAAGCCAAGGTTTTGGATGACAGTTTTACTACTGATTTAGGAGGAGAATCCCGAGACTTCGTCGAAAGTAGCTCGAATACTTCTTTTGCATTTGGTTTAGCCTTATTATTAATTTTCCTGATTTTGGCAGCCCAATTCGAAAGTTTTATCGATCCATTTATTATAATTTTGACCGTTCCAATGGCGGTTGCGGGCGCTTTATTTTCGCTTTGGCTATTTGATCAAACCTGGAATATTTTCAGTCAAATTGGAACCATAATGCTCATTGGTTTAGTGACCAAAAACGGAATTCTAATTGTGGAATTTGCCAATCAATTGCGTGAGCAAGGGAAATCAAAATTGGATGCCATTCTACAAGCTTCAGAGGCAAGACTTCGCCCGATATTGATGACTAGTTTAACCATTGCCTTGGGCGCTTTGCCTATTGCACTGTCGATTGGAGCAGCCTCCAAAAGTAGAATTGGCATGGGAGTAGTTATTGTTGGCGGAACCATTTTTTCATTAATCTTGACGCTATTTGTCATTCCAGCTTTGTATTTAATGTGGTCAAAAGCTCGAAAACATTATCCAGAATTTGATCATATTGAAGAATACGAGAAGGAAATTAAATAG
- a CDS encoding TolC family protein, protein MKKNNLYTILVLFLIGFQLQAQEVLTIENALKIALENNFDIKIASNNLDIDKTNVSTGNAGMLPKLTANVVDSNSIQNSTQTRQDGTVTALDNAKNNSLNYGVGLDWTVFDGFKMFAKLDQLKELQKFGEAQLKRTILLKITEVHAVYFDLVQQQQQLTALDTTIMISTKRLELAQNRFKIGKASKLEVLNAQVDLNTDKVTLLRQKESYANRKTVLNQVLAREAGIDFKVVDQVSVDDNLVLADLIALAEKQNPQLEAEIINKRIAELQLKQIKGERYPLISVNSGYNFVDNQSSLGFTSQFASKGFNYGFRASLNLFDGMAQNRNEKIAKIQLENSKIAIEQQSLVLKTELTTAFKTYMTNLELIDLEATNEAIAKQNLSITVDKFKIGTITTIEFRAAQLNYINAKVRYSNAQFQAKLSEIALRELAGNMSF, encoded by the coding sequence ATGAAAAAAAATAATCTATATACCATTTTAGTATTGTTTTTAATTGGTTTTCAATTACAAGCTCAAGAAGTTTTGACTATAGAAAACGCCTTAAAAATAGCATTGGAAAATAATTTTGACATTAAAATTGCCTCCAACAATTTAGACATTGACAAAACGAATGTATCGACAGGAAATGCAGGAATGTTGCCCAAGTTGACTGCAAATGTAGTCGATTCGAACAGCATTCAAAACAGTACACAAACGCGGCAAGACGGTACCGTTACCGCTCTTGACAATGCCAAAAATAACTCCTTGAATTACGGAGTTGGATTGGATTGGACCGTTTTTGACGGTTTCAAAATGTTCGCAAAACTCGATCAATTAAAAGAATTACAAAAATTTGGCGAAGCACAATTGAAACGCACGATTTTATTGAAAATCACCGAAGTCCATGCCGTATATTTTGATTTGGTCCAACAGCAGCAACAGTTAACCGCCTTAGATACTACCATTATGATTTCGACCAAGCGATTAGAATTGGCTCAAAATCGATTCAAAATAGGAAAAGCATCCAAGTTAGAAGTGCTCAATGCTCAGGTCGATTTGAATACTGACAAAGTTACACTGCTGCGGCAAAAAGAATCCTACGCCAACCGAAAAACGGTTCTGAATCAAGTTTTAGCCCGAGAAGCTGGAATCGATTTTAAGGTAGTTGACCAAGTTTCCGTGGATGATAATTTAGTTTTGGCCGATTTAATTGCCTTAGCGGAAAAACAAAATCCACAATTGGAAGCCGAAATCATCAACAAAAGGATCGCTGAATTGCAATTGAAACAAATAAAAGGCGAACGATATCCATTAATTTCGGTGAATTCAGGCTATAACTTTGTCGACAATCAGTCGAGTTTAGGCTTCACCTCACAGTTTGCGTCCAAAGGGTTCAATTATGGATTTAGAGCCTCTCTGAATTTGTTTGATGGAATGGCACAAAATCGAAATGAAAAAATCGCGAAGATTCAATTGGAAAACTCAAAAATCGCGATCGAACAGCAGAGCCTCGTACTGAAAACAGAGTTAACCACGGCCTTCAAAACCTATATGACTAACCTGGAATTAATTGATTTGGAAGCGACTAACGAGGCTATAGCCAAACAAAACCTAAGCATTACCGTGGATAAATTCAAAATTGGAACCATCACTACAATCGAATTTAGAGCGGCACAATTGAATTATATCAACGCCAAAGTGCGCTACAGCAATGCCCAATTTCAGGCGAAATTATCTGAAATCGCTTTGCGAGAATTGGCAGGAAATATGAGTTTTTAG
- a CDS encoding four helix bundle protein yields MKEIMLKRTKKFTIDCAVLCSKLPKTREYNAYVNQLIRCSSSVGANYRSSQRAKSGADFINKLKIVEEEADESNFFLEIILEITKMEKLNLNKEIEELIKESNELVAIIVSSIKTARINNTK; encoded by the coding sequence ATGAAAGAAATTATGCTTAAAAGAACAAAGAAGTTCACAATTGATTGTGCAGTACTTTGCAGCAAATTACCAAAAACTAGAGAGTATAATGCGTATGTCAATCAACTCATAAGATGTTCCAGTTCAGTTGGTGCCAATTATAGATCCTCGCAAAGAGCCAAATCAGGAGCAGATTTTATTAATAAATTGAAAATTGTTGAGGAGGAGGCAGACGAAAGCAACTTCTTTCTTGAAATTATACTTGAAATCACGAAGATGGAAAAATTGAACTTAAATAAAGAGATTGAGGAACTTATAAAAGAATCAAATGAATTAGTGGCTATTATCGTTTCATCTATTAAAACGGCCAGAATCAATAATACCAAATAA